The Allofrancisella frigidaquae genome has a segment encoding these proteins:
- the gloA gene encoding lactoylglutathione lyase: MRFAHVMIRVKDLDKSINFYTNILAMQVIKKTDNPDYKYTLVFLGYGDINDHTVLELTYNWGDHEYDHGNAFGHLCMEVDDVYKACQDVISKGGIVTRQAGPVKGGTSIIAFIKDPDGYQIELIEKKER; the protein is encoded by the coding sequence ATGAGATTTGCTCATGTGATGATAAGAGTTAAAGATTTAGATAAATCGATAAATTTTTATACTAATATACTAGCCATGCAAGTTATTAAAAAAACTGACAATCCAGATTATAAATATACTTTAGTATTTTTAGGTTATGGAGATATTAATGATCATACAGTTCTGGAATTAACATATAACTGGGGTGATCATGAGTATGATCATGGTAATGCTTTTGGACATTTATGTATGGAAGTGGATGATGTTTATAAAGCTTGTCAAGATGTTATATCTAAAGGAGGTATTGTCACGCGTCAAGCAGGTCCTGTAAAAGGAGGTACATCAATTATAGCATTTATCAAGGATCCTGACGGATATCAGATAGAGTTGATAGAGAAAAAAGAGAGATAA
- a CDS encoding queuosine precursor transporter, with protein MTNFELLIFYTFIDFFILFLAFRLFGKKGVTIFIVISLIAANIQVNKGVQYDIFGLHIIATLGNVMFGGIFVANDLLNEKYGRNEARKVVLVSIFFGISFILLMLVSTFYQTVSNDEFYQSSSDALDIFFSLSGGALKAVIIGNLVYLISQLFDVLIYAKLKSYSNDLKWLWFRNTGSTLISQIIDTALITYGFAFAGIIPMQYALEIAASTLLIKYIVAIINAPLFYLLTFIKPNDL; from the coding sequence ATGACTAATTTTGAATTACTTATATTTTATACTTTTATTGATTTTTTTATCCTTTTTTTAGCTTTTAGGTTATTTGGAAAAAAAGGGGTTACTATCTTTATAGTCATTAGTCTTATAGCTGCTAATATCCAAGTAAATAAAGGAGTCCAATACGATATATTTGGATTACACATTATAGCGACTTTGGGTAATGTAATGTTTGGTGGTATTTTTGTGGCTAATGATCTGCTAAATGAAAAATATGGAAGAAATGAGGCACGCAAAGTTGTATTAGTATCTATTTTCTTTGGAATCTCCTTTATTCTACTGATGCTTGTCTCAACATTTTACCAAACGGTTAGTAATGATGAGTTTTATCAAAGCTCCAGTGATGCTCTTGATATTTTTTTCTCTTTAAGCGGTGGTGCTCTTAAGGCTGTTATAATAGGTAATTTGGTATATCTAATTTCACAGCTTTTTGATGTTTTAATATACGCCAAACTTAAAAGCTATAGTAACGATTTAAAATGGCTTTGGTTTAGAAATACAGGTTCTACTTTAATTTCACAAATTATCGATACTGCTTTAATCACTTATGGCTTTGCATTTGCCGGTATCATTCCTATGCAATACGCTTTAGAAATAGCAGCTTCTACACTACTAATTAAGTATATAGTTGCTATTATAAATGCGCCTTTATTTTATCTATTAACATTTATAAAACCAAATGATTTGTAA
- the yihA gene encoding ribosome biogenesis GTP-binding protein YihA/YsxC, with protein MNYHHAKYIMGAAKVTQLPEDTGIEVAFAGRSNAGKSSALNTLTEQKGLARVSKTPGRTQLINLFDLGDNKRLVDLPGYGYAKVSESIKKVWQREMEHYLTSRQCLNGVVLLVDSRHELKEFDCLMIELAISCDLNLHILLTKVDKLNNKQKAEANRMLESFLKNFKSTEKVSYQLFSSLSKLGLDKFKQKLDSWYL; from the coding sequence ATGAATTATCATCATGCAAAATATATAATGGGTGCTGCTAAGGTTACTCAACTTCCAGAAGATACTGGAATTGAAGTTGCTTTTGCAGGTCGTTCTAATGCTGGTAAATCAAGCGCTTTAAATACTTTGACAGAGCAGAAAGGTCTAGCAAGAGTAAGTAAAACACCAGGTAGAACTCAACTTATAAATTTATTTGATCTGGGTGATAATAAACGTTTAGTAGACTTACCTGGATACGGCTACGCTAAAGTTTCTGAATCTATAAAGAAAGTATGGCAAAGAGAGATGGAGCACTATTTAACCTCACGTCAATGTTTGAATGGGGTAGTGCTTTTAGTAGATTCTCGTCATGAGTTAAAAGAGTTTGATTGCTTGATGATAGAGTTGGCAATTTCATGTGATTTAAATTTACATATTCTGCTTACTAAAGTTGATAAACTCAATAATAAGCAAAAAGCAGAAGCTAATAGAATGCTCGAAAGTTTCCTCAAAAACTTTAAATCAACAGAAAAAGTTTCTTATCAGCTATTTTCTTCTTTAAGTAAATTAGGCCTTGATAAATTTAAACAAAAGTTAGATTCTTGGTACCTATAA
- a CDS encoding low molecular weight protein-tyrosine-phosphatase, producing MSLVKILFVCKGNICRSPTAHGIFRDIVKQNGLHETILISSAGTCSRKWGHEGDYADIRSVEMAKKYDCDLSDLISEQLEEFHFNDYDYVLVMDQENIDTIKQMFPRADFSKVSKILDYAPTISLTDVPDPYYENNFEKVFLMLDTACHEFFEKIKKEHNL from the coding sequence ATGAGTTTAGTAAAAATACTATTTGTATGTAAAGGCAATATTTGTAGGTCACCAACTGCTCATGGGATATTTAGAGATATTGTTAAGCAAAATGGTTTACATGAAACTATTTTAATTTCTTCTGCTGGTACTTGCTCACGTAAATGGGGTCATGAAGGAGACTACGCTGATATCAGATCAGTAGAAATGGCAAAAAAATACGATTGTGATTTATCAGATTTAATTTCAGAGCAGTTAGAAGAGTTTCATTTTAATGATTATGATTATGTATTAGTTATGGATCAAGAAAATATTGATACAATAAAACAGATGTTTCCTAGAGCAGATTTTTCAAAAGTTTCTAAAATTTTAGATTATGCACCCACAATCTCTTTAACAGATGTACCTGATCCATATTATGAAAATAATTTTGAAAAAGTTTTTCTAATGTTAGACACAGCCTGCCATGAATTTTTTGAAAAAATAAAAAAAGAGCATAATTTATGA
- the hflC gene encoding protease modulator HflC: protein MKNLSKILLVLVVVGLFLILSSKFIVKQGTESVLLRLGELVKKDDKVIEYKPGIHIKIPFLDTVKNYDMRNRVLTTDSSRVVTKEKKDVLINAYVVWRINDISKFFTSTSGQVFRAETLLKQFLESSLRAEVGKNDIQSLVNNDRDKLMIALTKDVAVQAKEIGISIVDVRVNQIDLPETITESIYQRMKSSRHKDASRIRAEGERAAEKTKASADATVTVTMAEAEKQSKIIRAEADAKAAKIFADAYSSSIPLYEFLKSMNSYKESFSGKNEVVFMLKPDSKFFQGFKLKPDSKLAEDMKKAK from the coding sequence ATGAAAAATTTATCAAAAATACTCTTAGTACTTGTGGTAGTTGGCTTATTCTTAATTTTAAGTAGTAAATTTATAGTAAAACAAGGTACAGAATCTGTACTTTTAAGATTAGGTGAGCTTGTTAAAAAAGATGATAAAGTAATAGAGTATAAACCAGGAATCCATATCAAAATACCATTTTTAGATACAGTTAAAAACTATGATATGAGAAATAGGGTTTTAACAACAGATTCATCACGTGTGGTTACCAAAGAGAAAAAAGATGTTTTAATAAATGCTTATGTGGTTTGGAGAATAAATGATATTTCTAAATTCTTTACTAGTACAAGTGGACAGGTTTTTAGAGCAGAAACTTTATTAAAACAATTCTTAGAATCATCATTAAGAGCAGAAGTTGGTAAGAATGATATCCAAAGCTTAGTAAATAATGATCGTGATAAGTTGATGATAGCTTTGACAAAAGATGTTGCTGTCCAAGCTAAAGAAATTGGAATATCTATTGTTGATGTAAGAGTAAATCAAATTGATTTGCCAGAAACCATAACAGAGTCAATATATCAGCGTATGAAATCGTCCAGACATAAAGATGCTTCTCGTATAAGAGCAGAAGGTGAAAGAGCAGCTGAAAAAACTAAAGCATCGGCAGACGCTACAGTAACTGTAACTATGGCTGAAGCAGAAAAGCAATCTAAAATTATAAGAGCCGAAGCAGATGCAAAAGCGGCTAAGATATTTGCAGATGCTTATTCTAGCTCAATACCATTGTATGAGTTTTTAAAGAGTATGAACTCGTATAAAGAAAGTTTTAGTGGTAAGAATGAAGTAGTATTTATGCTTAAACCAGATAGCAAATTTTTTCAAGGTTTTAAATTAAAACCAGATAGTAAACTTGCTGAAGATATGAAAAAGGCTAAATAG
- the hflK gene encoding FtsH protease activity modulator HflK has translation MIKKIKQRWFWSKNSEQGPPDLEEMIKRFFSKKKKNNGDDNESIYSKNASKNQKFQTPPIGKIAAIVIGLLIAIWAGFGFYVVQPAEQAAVLRLGKFSKIVESGLHWYPIGIDKVYKENVQELKTISLQRDMLTSEENIVHISFTVQYRISNLEDYLFANTDPLQLLQQSLESAVRQVVGQSNLSDILTTKRAAIAIQVKDEMEALLRQYKSGIYVSDVIMQPAQAPDAVKDAFDDVIKAREDQARLQNEAESYANRIIPVAEGKAQRIVDQANAYKQQVVLEAQGEVAQFEQLLPIYKTNPDIVTNQMYFDTISNVLQNNKIFLIDGDGAKNIFYGLDQAQKNILASSNTQGSN, from the coding sequence ATGATTAAAAAAATAAAGCAAAGATGGTTTTGGAGTAAAAATTCAGAACAGGGACCACCAGACTTAGAAGAGATGATTAAAAGATTCTTCTCCAAGAAGAAAAAGAATAATGGTGATGACAACGAGAGTATTTATTCAAAGAACGCTAGTAAAAATCAGAAGTTTCAAACACCTCCAATAGGTAAAATAGCAGCTATAGTAATAGGTTTGCTTATAGCTATTTGGGCGGGTTTTGGTTTTTATGTTGTGCAACCAGCTGAACAGGCTGCGGTACTTAGGTTGGGGAAGTTTTCTAAAATAGTTGAGTCAGGATTGCATTGGTATCCTATAGGCATAGATAAAGTTTATAAAGAAAATGTTCAAGAGCTAAAAACTATTTCATTACAAAGAGATATGTTAACTTCTGAAGAGAATATCGTACATATTTCTTTTACAGTACAATATCGTATTTCAAATTTAGAAGATTATTTATTTGCTAATACGGATCCGCTCCAGCTTTTACAACAATCATTAGAGAGTGCTGTTAGACAAGTAGTAGGCCAAAGTAACTTATCTGATATTCTAACAACAAAAAGAGCTGCTATAGCCATTCAAGTTAAAGACGAAATGGAAGCTTTATTAAGGCAATACAAATCAGGTATATACGTAAGTGATGTCATCATGCAACCAGCACAAGCGCCAGATGCTGTAAAAGACGCTTTTGATGATGTGATAAAAGCTAGAGAAGATCAAGCTAGGTTGCAAAATGAGGCTGAATCTTATGCAAATAGAATTATACCAGTAGCAGAAGGTAAAGCTCAAAGGATTGTAGACCAGGCAAACGCTTATAAGCAACAAGTCGTATTAGAGGCACAAGGAGAGGTAGCTCAGTTTGAGCAACTGTTACCAATCTATAAAACTAATCCTGATATTGTAACTAACCAAATGTACTTTGATACAATTTCAAATGTGTTACAAAATAATAAGATTTTCTTGATAGATGGAGATGGTGCTAAAAATATCTTTTATGGTTTAGATCAAGCTCAAAAAAATATACTAGCATCTTCAAATACACAAGGGAGTAATTAA
- the hflX gene encoding ribosome rescue GTPase HflX yields MEFFQSYEAGSKCLLVNINFKYHRELNADPAELEGLVLAADKVVLESLDFNHSEPDIKYFCGMGKMEMIKNKRDEIKADLVVFNHPLSPSQERNIEKYLECKVMDRTRLILEIFSLRAKTYEGKLQVELAQLNYQSTRLVKGWTHLERQKGGIGVRGGPGETQLEIDRRLIRQRIKQITQKLERVKHHRDLSRSSRRKNNIPTLSFVGYTNAGKSTLFNKITNAQVLVKDQLFATLDPTLRKVIVPKLGEVIFSDTVGFIKNLPHDLVEAFHATLEEAIESDLLIHVIDYADEDYKSYIDQVNKVLNEIGIGDKERICVYNKIDKLENIKPSFVAFDNSEDSIVARVYLSAVTGEGLEEFYTALATFFNKSWFKGTLELPPKHSKIRSMMYDLGVIEKEQISEDGNYLLDINISESDFERFNREFELDLQQFLI; encoded by the coding sequence ATGGAATTTTTCCAATCTTACGAAGCAGGCAGTAAATGTTTGCTTGTAAATATAAATTTTAAATATCACCGCGAATTAAATGCTGATCCGGCTGAGCTAGAAGGTTTAGTGTTGGCAGCAGATAAAGTTGTCTTAGAAAGTTTAGACTTTAATCACTCTGAACCTGATATCAAATATTTTTGTGGTATGGGTAAAATGGAAATGATAAAAAATAAGCGCGATGAAATAAAAGCAGATCTAGTCGTTTTTAATCATCCATTAAGCCCATCTCAAGAGAGGAATATAGAAAAATATCTTGAATGTAAGGTAATGGATAGAACACGTCTTATACTAGAAATATTCTCCTTACGTGCCAAAACCTATGAAGGCAAGTTACAAGTTGAGTTAGCTCAGTTAAATTATCAGTCAACGAGATTAGTTAAAGGTTGGACTCACTTAGAAAGACAAAAAGGTGGTATTGGTGTGCGAGGGGGACCAGGTGAAACTCAGCTTGAGATAGATAGACGTTTGATTAGACAAAGAATTAAGCAGATAACTCAAAAGTTAGAAAGAGTAAAACATCATAGAGATTTAAGCAGGTCTTCTAGGCGTAAAAATAATATTCCAACACTTTCTTTTGTCGGCTATACAAATGCTGGTAAATCAACGTTATTTAATAAAATCACAAATGCTCAGGTTCTAGTAAAAGATCAATTATTTGCAACTTTAGATCCAACTTTACGTAAAGTAATTGTACCTAAGTTAGGTGAAGTAATTTTCTCAGATACGGTAGGATTTATCAAAAACTTACCTCATGATTTGGTGGAAGCTTTTCATGCAACTTTAGAAGAGGCTATAGAGTCAGATTTATTGATTCATGTTATAGACTATGCTGATGAGGATTATAAAAGTTATATAGACCAGGTAAACAAAGTATTAAATGAAATTGGTATAGGTGATAAAGAGAGAATTTGTGTCTATAATAAGATAGACAAGCTTGAAAATATAAAACCTAGTTTTGTAGCATTCGATAACTCAGAGGATAGTATCGTGGCTAGAGTTTATCTTTCAGCAGTAACAGGTGAAGGATTAGAGGAGTTTTATACGGCTTTAGCAACTTTTTTTAATAAGTCATGGTTTAAAGGAACCTTAGAGTTACCACCAAAACATTCCAAGATTAGATCTATGATGTATGATCTTGGTGTTATAGAAAAAGAACAAATATCTGAAGATGGTAATTATTTATTAGATATAAATATATCAGAATCTGATTTTGAACGCTTCAATAGAGAGTTTGAGTTAGACCTTCAGCAGTTTTTAATATAA
- the hfq gene encoding RNA chaperone Hfq: MSRISSLQDPFLNALRKEKISVSVYLVNGIKLQGQIEAFDQFCIVLRNTVNQMVYKHAISTIVPAKSVRMVYSSFNPYHQNSNDDQDENVDDIHTDELEVQESNEHIEQ; this comes from the coding sequence ATGTCAAGAATATCCTCTTTACAAGACCCATTTTTAAATGCGTTGAGAAAAGAAAAAATCAGTGTATCTGTATACTTAGTTAATGGAATTAAACTTCAGGGGCAAATCGAAGCTTTTGATCAATTTTGTATAGTACTTAGAAACACAGTAAACCAAATGGTTTATAAGCATGCTATTTCAACAATAGTACCAGCTAAAAGTGTAAGAATGGTTTATAGTTCATTTAATCCATATCATCAAAATTCTAATGATGATCAAGACGAAAATGTAGATGATATTCATACTGATGAACTTGAAGTTCAAGAAAGTAACGAACATATTGAACAATAA
- the miaA gene encoding tRNA (adenosine(37)-N6)-dimethylallyltransferase MiaA: MNKLVYGIAGPTASGKTALSISIAKQINAEIISVDSSLVYKQMDIGTAKPTKQEQDGIKHHLIDIIEPTENFSVADFISSVNILKKEIHSRGKQVLLVGGTMLYFKGLIEGLSNLPESQPEIRSILELEKKEKGLEYLYKQLYKMDPDAAQKLNANDQQRIFRALEVIMISGEKYSQLVKTSKVGQLDEEIRLCAIVPKNRTLLHRNIELRFRQMLEDGFLDEVKNLRKNPNLTKDTTAIRSVGYRQAWEYFDGDIDYDRFVEKGIVATRQLAKRQLTWIRNWQGNINLIAMEDINKESKVIKLFGLD, encoded by the coding sequence ATGAACAAGCTAGTTTATGGTATAGCTGGTCCTACAGCTTCAGGGAAGACTGCTCTTTCAATATCTATTGCTAAGCAGATTAATGCTGAGATTATTAGTGTTGATTCATCTTTAGTTTATAAACAGATGGACATAGGCACAGCTAAGCCAACTAAACAAGAGCAAGATGGTATAAAGCATCATTTAATTGATATCATAGAGCCCACTGAAAACTTTTCGGTAGCAGATTTTATTTCTAGTGTTAATATTCTCAAAAAAGAAATACACTCTAGAGGGAAGCAAGTTTTATTAGTTGGTGGCACGATGCTTTACTTTAAAGGTTTAATAGAGGGACTATCAAATTTACCTGAAAGCCAACCTGAAATAAGATCTATTTTGGAACTAGAAAAAAAGGAAAAAGGCTTAGAGTACCTTTATAAGCAACTTTATAAGATGGATCCAGATGCAGCCCAAAAGCTTAATGCAAATGATCAACAGCGAATATTTAGGGCTTTAGAAGTTATTATGATAAGTGGTGAAAAATATTCACAACTAGTTAAAACATCTAAAGTAGGTCAGTTAGATGAAGAAATTAGATTGTGTGCTATAGTTCCAAAAAACAGAACTCTTTTACATAGAAATATCGAGTTGAGATTTAGACAGATGTTAGAAGATGGCTTTCTAGATGAAGTTAAAAATCTTAGAAAAAATCCAAATCTAACTAAAGATACTACAGCTATAAGAAGCGTAGGGTATCGTCAAGCATGGGAATACTTTGATGGTGATATAGATTATGACAGGTTTGTTGAAAAAGGTATTGTAGCAACAAGACAACTAGCAAAACGTCAACTTACTTGGATACGAAATTGGCAGGGAAATATTAACCTTATAGCAATGGAAGATATAAATAAAGAATCTAAAGTTATAAAGCTTTTTGGTTTGGATTAA
- a CDS encoding peptidylprolyl isomerase, with amino-acid sequence MLQSFNDRLKGPFTWIIIISISFIFVITGMSFFFTNVGASRSYVAKVGDNEISTRQFEQYAQSAKTRIQKQQLLDQLVSQYLVLADSQQHNVQVSKLMLQATIFNNPMFFEKGKFSSDKLKQLANYLGGLGKLEQILSQNIKASIIPQTITDTSFTTEYELKSLSNVYSVNKTIEYIKISPQALKAQVKPSTQSLNAYYEIHKNEYINPAKINISFFVISKDDFKSKASISDSQVKEYYENNKDLFEKFDDNTKATIKKIIQNREALQQYNSFIQDVDDIKFNQLEKKIGKPKVANIIDNNDTDIEGVKNSSFFVNVEKYSSISLSEDKTLIYQVNKQQKAISQSFDKVKDKVTQAYILEKSQTLALEKADKLLSDLNKQQKVQQSFEKAVVSSESKDFSKDFSDFVLLNSNTDYHEYEALDGSIYVYKVIKVQPENSKKATIPNQVEASYKQEELNFYLQRIKQDIPVKINYKNI; translated from the coding sequence ATGTTACAGTCTTTTAATGATAGGCTAAAAGGTCCGTTTACTTGGATAATTATTATCTCAATAAGTTTTATTTTTGTAATAACTGGTATGAGTTTCTTTTTTACAAATGTAGGAGCTAGTAGATCATATGTTGCAAAGGTTGGGGATAATGAAATTAGTACAAGACAGTTTGAACAATATGCACAAAGTGCTAAAACAAGAATTCAAAAGCAACAGTTGCTTGACCAGCTAGTTAGCCAGTATTTGGTTTTAGCTGATTCTCAGCAGCATAACGTTCAGGTTTCAAAACTAATGTTGCAGGCAACTATATTTAATAACCCTATGTTTTTTGAAAAGGGTAAATTTTCTAGTGATAAGTTAAAACAGTTAGCTAATTACTTGGGCGGTTTAGGCAAGCTAGAACAGATACTTTCGCAAAACATCAAGGCTAGTATTATTCCTCAAACTATAACGGATACATCCTTTACCACTGAATATGAGTTAAAATCTTTATCTAATGTTTACTCAGTTAATAAAACAATTGAGTATATAAAAATTTCTCCACAAGCTTTAAAAGCTCAAGTTAAACCAAGTACTCAATCATTAAATGCTTATTATGAAATTCATAAAAATGAATATATAAATCCGGCAAAGATCAACATTAGTTTCTTTGTTATTTCAAAGGATGATTTTAAATCTAAAGCTAGTATTAGTGATTCACAAGTAAAAGAATATTATGAAAACAATAAAGATTTATTTGAAAAATTTGATGATAATACGAAAGCTACTATTAAAAAGATTATTCAAAATAGAGAAGCTTTACAACAGTATAATTCTTTTATTCAAGACGTTGATGATATTAAATTTAACCAACTTGAAAAAAAGATAGGTAAGCCAAAAGTTGCAAACATTATAGATAATAACGATACTGATATAGAAGGCGTTAAGAATAGTTCATTTTTTGTTAATGTAGAGAAATATTCAAGTATTTCATTGTCAGAAGACAAAACTTTGATCTATCAAGTAAATAAGCAACAAAAAGCAATATCACAGTCATTTGATAAGGTTAAAGATAAGGTTACCCAAGCTTATATTTTAGAAAAATCACAAACTCTAGCTTTAGAGAAAGCAGATAAGCTATTATCTGATTTGAATAAACAACAAAAAGTACAGCAAAGTTTTGAAAAAGCTGTAGTTTCTAGTGAGTCTAAAGACTTTTCAAAAGATTTTAGTGATTTTGTATTATTAAATAGTAATACCGATTACCATGAATATGAAGCTTTAGATGGAAGCATCTACGTTTATAAGGTGATAAAAGTCCAACCAGAAAACTCTAAAAAAGCTACTATTCCTAATCAAGTTGAAGCAAGTTATAAGCAAGAAGAGCTTAATTTCTATCTACAAAGAATTAAACAAGACATTCCAGTAAAAATAAATTATAAAAATATCTAA
- a CDS encoding HU family DNA-binding protein produces the protein MNKGELVSAIAKEADVTKEVASKTLDATIAAVTKALKAGDSVTLVGFGTFQVKERSPREGRNPKTGETIKIAASKVPSFKAGKGLKDAVK, from the coding sequence ATGAATAAAGGTGAATTAGTAAGTGCTATTGCAAAAGAAGCAGATGTTACTAAAGAAGTTGCTAGTAAAACTTTAGATGCTACAATCGCAGCAGTAACTAAAGCTTTAAAAGCAGGTGATAGTGTAACTTTAGTTGGTTTTGGTACTTTTCAAGTTAAAGAAAGAAGTCCAAGAGAAGGTAGAAACCCTAAAACAGGTGAAACTATCAAAATTGCTGCCTCAAAAGTTCCTAGCTTTAAAGCTGGTAAAGGTCTTAAAGACGCAGTTAAATAA